In the genome of Tripterygium wilfordii isolate XIE 37 chromosome 19, ASM1340144v1, whole genome shotgun sequence, one region contains:
- the LOC119985718 gene encoding uncharacterized protein At3g49140-like isoform X2: MLMMESAMGVRFPAGANFCSFTALPHCRSMWSSDEITGVPVTSLRSFYSGSCDVPWSRLQRLMGGSVLRKGSLLLRKSIRASTEYLGSAPDPAKQNKSQCYHPLEDIVESTSENCRDARLTATETTRTIVEVNNKATVMFTDLINDEIHENVIWSELPYVKDEHGNIYFQVKNDEDILQTLTSENNFVHVIVGFDRINTMEMLQDIELSGLSEIDLGIEEIEDENSDDEDDDDEEEEDEDEDDWVAVLQDEDNEDDSDSDETLGDWAKLETMRYSHPMAFAKTLAQVASDEPIDWMEQPPAGLAIQGIIRPSLLEEHSDIQKHMSGSYSRNPDINQVGGDEKLDDVGAINGEKQESQPLKDGSIWSEESLRDEIPRSGTSFYKLEMIKIQLISEYGHQTVEVEDFRKAQPDAIAHSAAKIISRLKAGGEKITQAFKSLCWRFKGIQVEEAALIGVDSLGFDLRVCSGTQIQTLRFPFSTRAASEYSAERQLNDLLFPTIHHMPLKKKQTHENEV; encoded by the exons ATGTTGATGATGGAGTCCGCCATGGGCGTTCGATTTCCTGCCGGTGCCAATTTCTGCTCCTTCACCGCTCTGCCTC ACTGTCGTTCTATGTGGAGCTCCGACGAGATTACTGGCGTCCCTGTCACTTCTCTTCGTTCATTTTATTCTGGCAGCTGTGACGTGCCATG GAGTAGATTGCAAAGGCTGATGGGCGGTTCGGTCTTAAGAAAAGGCAGTTTGCTGTTAAGAAAGAGCATTCGAGCTTCCACAGAGTATTTGGGGTCTGCTCCAGATCCTGCAAAGCAGAATAAGAGTCAGTGCTATCATCCGTTAGAAGACATTGTTGAGTCTACATCAGAAAATTGCAGAGATGCGAGACTCACTGCTACAGAGACAACTAGGACCATCGTTGAG GTAAATAACAAAGCAACTGTGATGTTCACTGATTTGATCAATGATGAAATTCATGAAAATGTTATCTGGTCAGAGTTACCTTACGTGAAAGATGAGCATGGAA ATATATATTTTCAAGTGAAAAATGACGAGGACATTTTGCAAACTCTTACATCAGAAAATAACTTTGTG CACGTTATTGTAGGCTTCGATAGAATCAATACTATGGAAATGTTGCAAGATATTGAGTTATCAGGTCTGTCGGAGATTGATTTGGGGATTGAGGAAATTGAAGATGAGAAtagtgatgatgaagatgatgatgacgaagaggaagaagatgaggatgaagat GATTGGGTGGCTGTTCTTCAAGATGAAGACAATGAAGATGATTCTGATTCTGACGAGACACTGGGAGACTGGGCAAAATTGGAGACTATGCGTTATTCTCATCCAATGGCTTTTGCCAAAACGCTGGCCCAG GTTGCTTCCGATGAGCCAATAGATTGGATGGAGCAACCCCCTGCTGGTCTGGCCATCCAAGGCATTATAAGACCTTCCTTACTTGAAGAACACTCTGACATCCAGAAGCATATGTCTGGCAGCTACTCCCGCAATCCTGACATAAATCAGGTTGGGGGCGATGAGAAACTAGATGATGTTGGTGCGATCAATGGTGAGAAACAAGAATCACAGCCACTCAAAGATGGTTCAATCTGGTCTGAGGAATCATTGAGGGATGAAATTCCTCGAAGTGGAACTTCATTTTACAAGCTGGAGATGATTAAAATTCAGCTGATTTCAGAATATGGACATCAG ACTGTTGAAGTAGAAGACTTCAGGAAAGCTCAACCTGATGCTATTGCACACTCTGCAGCCAAAATTATCTCTCGCCTGAAAGCTGGAGGAGAAAAGATTACACAAGCCTTCAAATCTCTCTGTTGGAGATTTAAAGGCATCCAGGTGGAG GAGGCTGCACTTATTGGTGTGGATTCCCTTGGTTTTGATTTGAGGGTTTGCTCAGGAACACAGATCCAAACATTGCGGTTTCCATTTAGCACACGG GCAGCATCGGAGTATAGCGCGGAGAGACAACTTAATGATTTACTATTCCCAACGATCCACCACATGCCACTAAAAAAGAAGCAGACTCATGAAAATGAAGTCTAA
- the LOC119985718 gene encoding uncharacterized protein At3g49140-like isoform X5 yields MLMMESAMGVRFPAGANFCSFTALPRTFDCRSMWSSDEITGVPVTSLRSFYSGSCDVPWSRLQRLMGGSVLRKGSLLLRKSIRASTEYLGSAPDPAKQNKSQCYHPLEDIVESTSENCRDARLTATETTRTIVEVNNKATVMFTDLINDEIHENVIWSELPYVKDEHGNIYFQVKNDEDILQTLTSENNFVHVIVGFDRINTMEMLQDIELSGLSEIDLGIEEIEDENSDDEDDDDEEEEDEDEDDWVAVLQDEDNEDDSDSDETLGDWAKLETMRYSHPMAFAKTLAQVASDEPIDWMEQPPAGLAIQGIIRPSLLEEHSDIQKHMSGSYSRNPDINQVGGDEKLDDVGAINGEKQESQPLKDGSIWSEESLRDEIPRSGTSFYKLEMIKIQLISEYGHQTVEVEDFRKAQPDAIAHSAAKIISRLKAGGEKITQAFKSLCWRFKGIQVE; encoded by the exons ATGTTGATGATGGAGTCCGCCATGGGCGTTCGATTTCCTGCCGGTGCCAATTTCTGCTCCTTCACCGCTCTGCCTCGTACTTTCG ACTGTCGTTCTATGTGGAGCTCCGACGAGATTACTGGCGTCCCTGTCACTTCTCTTCGTTCATTTTATTCTGGCAGCTGTGACGTGCCATG GAGTAGATTGCAAAGGCTGATGGGCGGTTCGGTCTTAAGAAAAGGCAGTTTGCTGTTAAGAAAGAGCATTCGAGCTTCCACAGAGTATTTGGGGTCTGCTCCAGATCCTGCAAAGCAGAATAAGAGTCAGTGCTATCATCCGTTAGAAGACATTGTTGAGTCTACATCAGAAAATTGCAGAGATGCGAGACTCACTGCTACAGAGACAACTAGGACCATCGTTGAG GTAAATAACAAAGCAACTGTGATGTTCACTGATTTGATCAATGATGAAATTCATGAAAATGTTATCTGGTCAGAGTTACCTTACGTGAAAGATGAGCATGGAA ATATATATTTTCAAGTGAAAAATGACGAGGACATTTTGCAAACTCTTACATCAGAAAATAACTTTGTG CACGTTATTGTAGGCTTCGATAGAATCAATACTATGGAAATGTTGCAAGATATTGAGTTATCAGGTCTGTCGGAGATTGATTTGGGGATTGAGGAAATTGAAGATGAGAAtagtgatgatgaagatgatgatgacgaagaggaagaagatgaggatgaagat GATTGGGTGGCTGTTCTTCAAGATGAAGACAATGAAGATGATTCTGATTCTGACGAGACACTGGGAGACTGGGCAAAATTGGAGACTATGCGTTATTCTCATCCAATGGCTTTTGCCAAAACGCTGGCCCAG GTTGCTTCCGATGAGCCAATAGATTGGATGGAGCAACCCCCTGCTGGTCTGGCCATCCAAGGCATTATAAGACCTTCCTTACTTGAAGAACACTCTGACATCCAGAAGCATATGTCTGGCAGCTACTCCCGCAATCCTGACATAAATCAGGTTGGGGGCGATGAGAAACTAGATGATGTTGGTGCGATCAATGGTGAGAAACAAGAATCACAGCCACTCAAAGATGGTTCAATCTGGTCTGAGGAATCATTGAGGGATGAAATTCCTCGAAGTGGAACTTCATTTTACAAGCTGGAGATGATTAAAATTCAGCTGATTTCAGAATATGGACATCAG ACTGTTGAAGTAGAAGACTTCAGGAAAGCTCAACCTGATGCTATTGCACACTCTGCAGCCAAAATTATCTCTCGCCTGAAAGCTGGAGGAGAAAAGATTACACAAGCCTTCAAATCTCTCTGTTGGAGATTTAAAGGCATCCAGGTGGAG taG
- the LOC119985718 gene encoding uncharacterized protein At3g49140-like isoform X1, which yields MLMMESAMGVRFPAGANFCSFTALPRTFDCRSMWSSDEITGVPVTSLRSFYSGSCDVPWSRLQRLMGGSVLRKGSLLLRKSIRASTEYLGSAPDPAKQNKSQCYHPLEDIVESTSENCRDARLTATETTRTIVEVNNKATVMFTDLINDEIHENVIWSELPYVKDEHGNIYFQVKNDEDILQTLTSENNFVHVIVGFDRINTMEMLQDIELSGLSEIDLGIEEIEDENSDDEDDDDEEEEDEDEDDWVAVLQDEDNEDDSDSDETLGDWAKLETMRYSHPMAFAKTLAQVASDEPIDWMEQPPAGLAIQGIIRPSLLEEHSDIQKHMSGSYSRNPDINQVGGDEKLDDVGAINGEKQESQPLKDGSIWSEESLRDEIPRSGTSFYKLEMIKIQLISEYGHQTVEVEDFRKAQPDAIAHSAAKIISRLKAGGEKITQAFKSLCWRFKGIQVEEAALIGVDSLGFDLRVCSGTQIQTLRFPFSTRAASEYSAERQLNDLLFPTIHHMPLKKKQTHENEV from the exons ATGTTGATGATGGAGTCCGCCATGGGCGTTCGATTTCCTGCCGGTGCCAATTTCTGCTCCTTCACCGCTCTGCCTCGTACTTTCG ACTGTCGTTCTATGTGGAGCTCCGACGAGATTACTGGCGTCCCTGTCACTTCTCTTCGTTCATTTTATTCTGGCAGCTGTGACGTGCCATG GAGTAGATTGCAAAGGCTGATGGGCGGTTCGGTCTTAAGAAAAGGCAGTTTGCTGTTAAGAAAGAGCATTCGAGCTTCCACAGAGTATTTGGGGTCTGCTCCAGATCCTGCAAAGCAGAATAAGAGTCAGTGCTATCATCCGTTAGAAGACATTGTTGAGTCTACATCAGAAAATTGCAGAGATGCGAGACTCACTGCTACAGAGACAACTAGGACCATCGTTGAG GTAAATAACAAAGCAACTGTGATGTTCACTGATTTGATCAATGATGAAATTCATGAAAATGTTATCTGGTCAGAGTTACCTTACGTGAAAGATGAGCATGGAA ATATATATTTTCAAGTGAAAAATGACGAGGACATTTTGCAAACTCTTACATCAGAAAATAACTTTGTG CACGTTATTGTAGGCTTCGATAGAATCAATACTATGGAAATGTTGCAAGATATTGAGTTATCAGGTCTGTCGGAGATTGATTTGGGGATTGAGGAAATTGAAGATGAGAAtagtgatgatgaagatgatgatgacgaagaggaagaagatgaggatgaagat GATTGGGTGGCTGTTCTTCAAGATGAAGACAATGAAGATGATTCTGATTCTGACGAGACACTGGGAGACTGGGCAAAATTGGAGACTATGCGTTATTCTCATCCAATGGCTTTTGCCAAAACGCTGGCCCAG GTTGCTTCCGATGAGCCAATAGATTGGATGGAGCAACCCCCTGCTGGTCTGGCCATCCAAGGCATTATAAGACCTTCCTTACTTGAAGAACACTCTGACATCCAGAAGCATATGTCTGGCAGCTACTCCCGCAATCCTGACATAAATCAGGTTGGGGGCGATGAGAAACTAGATGATGTTGGTGCGATCAATGGTGAGAAACAAGAATCACAGCCACTCAAAGATGGTTCAATCTGGTCTGAGGAATCATTGAGGGATGAAATTCCTCGAAGTGGAACTTCATTTTACAAGCTGGAGATGATTAAAATTCAGCTGATTTCAGAATATGGACATCAG ACTGTTGAAGTAGAAGACTTCAGGAAAGCTCAACCTGATGCTATTGCACACTCTGCAGCCAAAATTATCTCTCGCCTGAAAGCTGGAGGAGAAAAGATTACACAAGCCTTCAAATCTCTCTGTTGGAGATTTAAAGGCATCCAGGTGGAG GAGGCTGCACTTATTGGTGTGGATTCCCTTGGTTTTGATTTGAGGGTTTGCTCAGGAACACAGATCCAAACATTGCGGTTTCCATTTAGCACACGG GCAGCATCGGAGTATAGCGCGGAGAGACAACTTAATGATTTACTATTCCCAACGATCCACCACATGCCACTAAAAAAGAAGCAGACTCATGAAAATGAAGTCTAA
- the LOC119985718 gene encoding uncharacterized protein At3g49140-like isoform X3, with protein MLMMESAMGVRFPADCRSMWSSDEITGVPVTSLRSFYSGSCDVPWSRLQRLMGGSVLRKGSLLLRKSIRASTEYLGSAPDPAKQNKSQCYHPLEDIVESTSENCRDARLTATETTRTIVEVNNKATVMFTDLINDEIHENVIWSELPYVKDEHGNIYFQVKNDEDILQTLTSENNFVHVIVGFDRINTMEMLQDIELSGLSEIDLGIEEIEDENSDDEDDDDEEEEDEDEDDWVAVLQDEDNEDDSDSDETLGDWAKLETMRYSHPMAFAKTLAQVASDEPIDWMEQPPAGLAIQGIIRPSLLEEHSDIQKHMSGSYSRNPDINQVGGDEKLDDVGAINGEKQESQPLKDGSIWSEESLRDEIPRSGTSFYKLEMIKIQLISEYGHQTVEVEDFRKAQPDAIAHSAAKIISRLKAGGEKITQAFKSLCWRFKGIQVEEAALIGVDSLGFDLRVCSGTQIQTLRFPFSTRAASEYSAERQLNDLLFPTIHHMPLKKKQTHENEV; from the exons ATGTTGATGATGGAGTCCGCCATGGGCGTTCGATTTCCTGCCG ACTGTCGTTCTATGTGGAGCTCCGACGAGATTACTGGCGTCCCTGTCACTTCTCTTCGTTCATTTTATTCTGGCAGCTGTGACGTGCCATG GAGTAGATTGCAAAGGCTGATGGGCGGTTCGGTCTTAAGAAAAGGCAGTTTGCTGTTAAGAAAGAGCATTCGAGCTTCCACAGAGTATTTGGGGTCTGCTCCAGATCCTGCAAAGCAGAATAAGAGTCAGTGCTATCATCCGTTAGAAGACATTGTTGAGTCTACATCAGAAAATTGCAGAGATGCGAGACTCACTGCTACAGAGACAACTAGGACCATCGTTGAG GTAAATAACAAAGCAACTGTGATGTTCACTGATTTGATCAATGATGAAATTCATGAAAATGTTATCTGGTCAGAGTTACCTTACGTGAAAGATGAGCATGGAA ATATATATTTTCAAGTGAAAAATGACGAGGACATTTTGCAAACTCTTACATCAGAAAATAACTTTGTG CACGTTATTGTAGGCTTCGATAGAATCAATACTATGGAAATGTTGCAAGATATTGAGTTATCAGGTCTGTCGGAGATTGATTTGGGGATTGAGGAAATTGAAGATGAGAAtagtgatgatgaagatgatgatgacgaagaggaagaagatgaggatgaagat GATTGGGTGGCTGTTCTTCAAGATGAAGACAATGAAGATGATTCTGATTCTGACGAGACACTGGGAGACTGGGCAAAATTGGAGACTATGCGTTATTCTCATCCAATGGCTTTTGCCAAAACGCTGGCCCAG GTTGCTTCCGATGAGCCAATAGATTGGATGGAGCAACCCCCTGCTGGTCTGGCCATCCAAGGCATTATAAGACCTTCCTTACTTGAAGAACACTCTGACATCCAGAAGCATATGTCTGGCAGCTACTCCCGCAATCCTGACATAAATCAGGTTGGGGGCGATGAGAAACTAGATGATGTTGGTGCGATCAATGGTGAGAAACAAGAATCACAGCCACTCAAAGATGGTTCAATCTGGTCTGAGGAATCATTGAGGGATGAAATTCCTCGAAGTGGAACTTCATTTTACAAGCTGGAGATGATTAAAATTCAGCTGATTTCAGAATATGGACATCAG ACTGTTGAAGTAGAAGACTTCAGGAAAGCTCAACCTGATGCTATTGCACACTCTGCAGCCAAAATTATCTCTCGCCTGAAAGCTGGAGGAGAAAAGATTACACAAGCCTTCAAATCTCTCTGTTGGAGATTTAAAGGCATCCAGGTGGAG GAGGCTGCACTTATTGGTGTGGATTCCCTTGGTTTTGATTTGAGGGTTTGCTCAGGAACACAGATCCAAACATTGCGGTTTCCATTTAGCACACGG GCAGCATCGGAGTATAGCGCGGAGAGACAACTTAATGATTTACTATTCCCAACGATCCACCACATGCCACTAAAAAAGAAGCAGACTCATGAAAATGAAGTCTAA
- the LOC119985718 gene encoding uncharacterized protein At3g49140-like isoform X4: protein MGGSVLRKGSLLLRKSIRASTEYLGSAPDPAKQNKSQCYHPLEDIVESTSENCRDARLTATETTRTIVEVNNKATVMFTDLINDEIHENVIWSELPYVKDEHGNIYFQVKNDEDILQTLTSENNFVHVIVGFDRINTMEMLQDIELSGLSEIDLGIEEIEDENSDDEDDDDEEEEDEDEDDWVAVLQDEDNEDDSDSDETLGDWAKLETMRYSHPMAFAKTLAQVASDEPIDWMEQPPAGLAIQGIIRPSLLEEHSDIQKHMSGSYSRNPDINQVGGDEKLDDVGAINGEKQESQPLKDGSIWSEESLRDEIPRSGTSFYKLEMIKIQLISEYGHQTVEVEDFRKAQPDAIAHSAAKIISRLKAGGEKITQAFKSLCWRFKGIQVEEAALIGVDSLGFDLRVCSGTQIQTLRFPFSTRAASEYSAERQLNDLLFPTIHHMPLKKKQTHENEV, encoded by the exons ATGGGCGGTTCGGTCTTAAGAAAAGGCAGTTTGCTGTTAAGAAAGAGCATTCGAGCTTCCACAGAGTATTTGGGGTCTGCTCCAGATCCTGCAAAGCAGAATAAGAGTCAGTGCTATCATCCGTTAGAAGACATTGTTGAGTCTACATCAGAAAATTGCAGAGATGCGAGACTCACTGCTACAGAGACAACTAGGACCATCGTTGAG GTAAATAACAAAGCAACTGTGATGTTCACTGATTTGATCAATGATGAAATTCATGAAAATGTTATCTGGTCAGAGTTACCTTACGTGAAAGATGAGCATGGAA ATATATATTTTCAAGTGAAAAATGACGAGGACATTTTGCAAACTCTTACATCAGAAAATAACTTTGTG CACGTTATTGTAGGCTTCGATAGAATCAATACTATGGAAATGTTGCAAGATATTGAGTTATCAGGTCTGTCGGAGATTGATTTGGGGATTGAGGAAATTGAAGATGAGAAtagtgatgatgaagatgatgatgacgaagaggaagaagatgaggatgaagat GATTGGGTGGCTGTTCTTCAAGATGAAGACAATGAAGATGATTCTGATTCTGACGAGACACTGGGAGACTGGGCAAAATTGGAGACTATGCGTTATTCTCATCCAATGGCTTTTGCCAAAACGCTGGCCCAG GTTGCTTCCGATGAGCCAATAGATTGGATGGAGCAACCCCCTGCTGGTCTGGCCATCCAAGGCATTATAAGACCTTCCTTACTTGAAGAACACTCTGACATCCAGAAGCATATGTCTGGCAGCTACTCCCGCAATCCTGACATAAATCAGGTTGGGGGCGATGAGAAACTAGATGATGTTGGTGCGATCAATGGTGAGAAACAAGAATCACAGCCACTCAAAGATGGTTCAATCTGGTCTGAGGAATCATTGAGGGATGAAATTCCTCGAAGTGGAACTTCATTTTACAAGCTGGAGATGATTAAAATTCAGCTGATTTCAGAATATGGACATCAG ACTGTTGAAGTAGAAGACTTCAGGAAAGCTCAACCTGATGCTATTGCACACTCTGCAGCCAAAATTATCTCTCGCCTGAAAGCTGGAGGAGAAAAGATTACACAAGCCTTCAAATCTCTCTGTTGGAGATTTAAAGGCATCCAGGTGGAG GAGGCTGCACTTATTGGTGTGGATTCCCTTGGTTTTGATTTGAGGGTTTGCTCAGGAACACAGATCCAAACATTGCGGTTTCCATTTAGCACACGG GCAGCATCGGAGTATAGCGCGGAGAGACAACTTAATGATTTACTATTCCCAACGATCCACCACATGCCACTAAAAAAGAAGCAGACTCATGAAAATGAAGTCTAA
- the LOC119985720 gene encoding NAC domain-containing protein 82-like translates to MGKLPPGFRFHPTDVELVKYYLKRKVLGKKLHFNAIAEVDIYKFSPWDLPDKSGMRYGDLKWYFFCPSEKKYASGARFNRSTEFGYWKTTGRDRPVHYNSNLVGVIKTLVFHQGKAPKGDRTDWVMHEYRLEDSELAENGVIPAAYVLCKVFQKEGPGPRNGAQYGAPFREEDWSDDDEEVNIGGAVFPGETSTPAFLLPLNQNNFIETSSHGLESMRTGPSYAPCRPVVGHSACEMLPPISGDSMLLEFESQCTGSLNAPRLSVGVSSGYEMLPPVTGSNMILTKSVQPGDDEILSLLASFVGQHDLFFNENDKNEKLDSCNDTGTVAAVPCSDGTDIYNGLGDFINFEGQSSLGYGNFFADYEIGLTTPSNNEESYVELIDLDIPFGVSESELGKLGSLYAQRCHVDNTSAPGSEESYLELLDLDNPSRPADS, encoded by the exons ATGGGGAAATTGCCTCCTGGTTTTCGGTTTCACCCGACTGACGTTGAGCTAGTGAAGTACTATCTGAAAAGGAAGGTATTGGGGAAGAAACTCCATTTCAATGCCATTGCAGAGGTTGATATTTACAAGTTTTCCCCATGGGATCTTCCAG ATAAGTCTGGTATGAGATATGGTGACCTAAAATGGTACTTCTTCTGCCCGTCTGAGAAGAAGTACGCAAGTGGGGCCAGATTTAATCGTTCAACTGAATTTGGATACTGGAAAACAACAGGAAGGGACAGACCTGTTCACTACAATAGTAACCTCGTGGGGGTGATAAAAACACTGGTTTTTCACCAGGGGAAGGCGCCAAAAGGGGACCGTACAGATTGGGTTATGCATGAGTATCGCCTCGAGGATAGTGAACTAGCTGAAAATGGAGTTATTCCGGCTGCGTACGTGCTGTGTAAAGTTTTTCAAAAAGAAGGCCCGGGCCCCCGAAATGGTGCGCAATATGGAGCTCCATTTAGAGAGGAAGATTGGAGCGATGATGATGAGGAAGTTAATATTGGCGGAGCTGTGTTTCCTGGTGAAACCTCTACACCAGCATTTTTGCTGCCTTTGAACCAGAACAACTTCATTGAAACGAGCTCACATGGCCTGGAAAGCATGCGCACTGGGCCATCATATGCTCCATGTCGTCCAGTTGTTGGTCATTCTGCTTGCGAAATGCTTCCCCCTATCTCTGGTGACAGCATGCTCTTGGAGTTTGAGAGCCAGTGCACTGGGTCGCTTAATGCTCCACGTCTTTCGGTTGGTGTTTCTTCTGGTTATGAAATGCTTCCTCCAGTCACTGGGAGCAACATGATCTTGACGAAGTCTGTGCAGCCTGGGGATGATGAGATTCTTTCACTGTTGGCTTCCTTCGTAGGACAgcatgatttatttttcaacGAGAATGACAAAAATGAG AAACTTGATTCTTGTAATGATACTGGAACTGTTGCAGCTGTACCTTGTTCAGATGGAACCGATATTTATAACGGATTAGGTGACTTTATCAATTTCGAAGGGCAAAGCTCTCTTGGCTATGGTAATTTCTTTGCTGATTATGAAATCGGGTTAACTACCCCTAGCAACAATGAAGAATCATATGTGGAGCTGATTGATCTGGATATCCCCTTTGGAGTTTCTGAGTCTGAGTTAGGTAAACTGGGCAGTTTGTATGCGCAAAGATGTCATGTCGATAATACCAGTGCCCCTGGGAGTGAAGAATCATATCTGGAGTTACTTGATCTGGATAACCCATCAAGGCCTGCTGATTCTTAA